One Cupriavidus oxalaticus genomic region harbors:
- a CDS encoding hydrolase: MSNPKLEVLTPQNSQLIIIDHQPQMAFGVQSMDRQAMKNNVVGLAKAAKIFNIPTTITTVESESFSGYTYPELLDVFPGQKTLERTSMNSWDDQKVRDALKANGRNKVIVAGLWTEVCNTTFALCAMLEGNYEIYMVADASGGTSKEAHDYAMQRMVQAGAVPVTWQQVLLEWQRDWAHRDTYDAVMKLVKEHSGAYGMGVDYAYTMVHKAPQRTATPHESAAPVPAR; encoded by the coding sequence ATGTCCAACCCGAAGCTCGAAGTCCTGACCCCGCAAAACAGCCAGCTGATCATCATTGACCACCAGCCGCAGATGGCCTTCGGGGTGCAGTCGATGGACCGGCAGGCCATGAAGAACAACGTCGTCGGCCTGGCCAAGGCCGCAAAGATCTTCAATATCCCGACCACCATCACCACGGTCGAAAGTGAATCGTTCTCCGGTTACACCTATCCCGAGCTGCTCGACGTGTTCCCCGGCCAGAAGACGCTGGAGCGCACCTCGATGAACTCGTGGGACGACCAGAAGGTCCGCGACGCGCTCAAGGCCAACGGCCGCAACAAGGTGATCGTGGCCGGCCTGTGGACCGAGGTCTGCAACACCACCTTCGCGCTGTGCGCGATGCTGGAAGGCAACTACGAGATCTACATGGTGGCCGATGCCTCCGGCGGCACCAGCAAGGAAGCGCACGACTATGCCATGCAGCGCATGGTCCAGGCCGGCGCGGTGCCGGTGACCTGGCAGCAGGTGCTGCTGGAATGGCAGCGCGACTGGGCCCACCGCGACACCTATGACGCCGTGATGAAGCTGGTCAAGGAACATTCCGGCGCCTATGGCATGGGCGTCGACTACGCTTACACCATGGTGCACAAGGCGCCCCAGCGCACCGCCACGCCGCACGAGTCGGCCGCACCGGTGCCGGCGCGCTGA
- a CDS encoding response regulator transcription factor: protein MTSQSLEPADDSACDDATVLVVDDDAGVRHALGNLFRSVGLGAVLFESAAELLAFPLPDTPCCLVLDVRLRGPSGLDLQGRLARMGVPLPIIFMTGYGDIAMSVAAMKAGAVDFIPKPYRDQDLLDAVSAALAKDRLRREGARKADELRASYETLSPREAEVMGLAVSGLLNKQIAAGIGISEVTVKIHRGQAMRKMKARTFAELVLMAQQLGLCQVGQ from the coding sequence GTGACATCCCAAAGCCTGGAGCCTGCCGACGACAGTGCCTGCGATGACGCGACCGTACTGGTCGTCGACGACGACGCCGGCGTGCGCCATGCGCTCGGCAACCTGTTCCGCTCGGTCGGCCTGGGCGCGGTGCTGTTCGAGTCCGCCGCCGAGCTGCTCGCCTTTCCGTTGCCGGATACGCCGTGCTGCCTGGTGCTCGACGTCAGGCTGCGCGGCCCCAGCGGCCTGGACCTGCAGGGCCGGCTGGCGCGCATGGGCGTGCCGCTGCCCATCATCTTCATGACGGGCTACGGCGACATCGCGATGAGCGTGGCCGCGATGAAGGCGGGCGCCGTGGACTTCATTCCCAAGCCGTACCGCGACCAGGACCTGCTCGACGCGGTGAGCGCCGCACTGGCCAAGGACCGCCTGCGCCGAGAAGGCGCGCGCAAGGCCGACGAATTGCGCGCCAGCTACGAGACCCTTTCGCCGCGCGAGGCCGAGGTCATGGGCCTGGCGGTGTCCGGCCTGCTGAACAAGCAGATCGCGGCCGGGATCGGCATCAGCGAGGTGACGGTCAAGATCCATCGCGGGCAAGCCATGCGCAAGATGAAGGCGCGCACCTTTGCCGAACTGGTGCTGATGGCACAGCAACTCGGCCTCTGCCAGGTCGGGCAGTGA